In Trichomycterus rosablanca isolate fTriRos1 chromosome 4, fTriRos1.hap1, whole genome shotgun sequence, one DNA window encodes the following:
- the slc7a8a gene encoding solute carrier family 7 member 8a isoform X2 produces MGELRQCTLGHACAGCVHSREAVCPHPHHHYGYRADLQGNLPRAIFISIPLVTFVYVFANIAYVTAMSPQELLASNAVAVTFGEKLLGVMSWIMPISVALSTFGGVNGSLFTSSRLFFAGAREGHLPSLLAMIHVKRCTPIPALLFTCISTLLMLCTSDMYTLINYVGFINYLFYGVTVAGQIVLRIKQPDMQRPIKISLVWPVIYLLFWAFLLIFSLYSEPLVCGIGLAIMLTGVPVYFLGVYWDNKPQCFNTFVDKMTYVGQKFCMVVYPAEEEKFDDGCGEGIEMKEEAAPLSGATPNSADC; encoded by the exons ATGGGTGAACTGCGCCAGTGTACGCTGGGCCACGCGTGTGCAGGATGTGTTCACAGCCGGGAAGCTGTGTGccctcatcctcatcatcattaTGGGTATCGTGCAGATTTGCAAGG AAACCTACCTCGGGCCATCTTCATCTCGATCCCGTTGGTGACGTTCGTTTATGTTTTCGCAAACATTGCCTACGTCACCGCTATGAGCCCTCAGGAGCTTCTGGCCTCCAATGCTGTCGCCGTG ACATTTGGTGAAAAGCTGCTGGGAGTGATGTCATGGATCATGCCCATCTCGGTGGCTCTGTCCACCTTTGGGGGAGTCAACGGCTCCCTCTTCACCTCCTCTCG GTTGTTCTTCGCTGGTGCCAGAGAGGGTCATCTTCCCAGCCTTCTAGCTATGATTCACGTGAAGCGCTGCACCCCAATTCCAGCTCTGCTCTTTACT TGTATCTCAACCCTCTTGATGCTGTGCACTAGTGACATGTACACACTGATCAACTATGTAGGCTTCATCAACTACCTCTTCTATGGTGTCACAGTCGCCGGGCAGATTGTACTGCGCATTAAACAGCCTGACATGCAACGACCAATCAAA ATCAGTCTGGTGTGGCCGGTGATCTATTTGCTGTTTTGGGCCTTCCTGCTGATCTTCTCTCTGTACTctgagcctttggtgtgtgGAATTGGCCTGGCCATCATGCTTACTGGAGTACCTGTCTACTTCCTGGGTGTCTACTGGGACAACAAACCTCAGTGCTTCAACACGTTTGTGG ATAAAATGACGTACGTAGGCCAGAAGTTCTGTATGGTGGTCTACCCAGCAGAGGAGGAGAAATTTGATGATGGCTGTGGAGAAGGAATAGAGATGAAGGAGGAGGCTGCACCTCTGTCAGGAGCTACACCAAACTCTGCTGATTGCtaa